Proteins encoded together in one Synechococcus sp. A15-62 window:
- a CDS encoding ATP-binding cassette domain-containing protein yields MTALLELHQACLGQRLQPITLTLRADQRVVLLGASGAGKTTLLKLCNGALSPDAGLVHWCGRPHQQLSRRQRRQIGTLWQDLRLVEELSVIQNINSGALGRHGLLWAIRNLLGPLDQTTCLALMHQVKLEAELLEQPVRELSGGQRQRVALGRLLHQQPELVLADEPLSALDPSLAEDVLNTLLLLPGCLISLHRPDLIHRFDRVLGLRGGALVIDAAPETIHRDQLEWLYASA; encoded by the coding sequence TTGACGGCGCTGCTGGAGCTGCACCAGGCCTGCCTGGGGCAACGGCTCCAACCGATCACCCTCACCCTTCGTGCGGACCAGCGTGTGGTTTTGCTCGGTGCCAGTGGCGCTGGCAAAACCACGTTGCTGAAGCTCTGCAACGGGGCCCTAAGCCCCGATGCAGGATTGGTGCACTGGTGTGGTCGTCCCCATCAGCAGCTGTCCCGCCGGCAACGGCGTCAGATCGGCACGCTCTGGCAGGACCTGCGCCTGGTGGAGGAACTGAGCGTTATCCAGAACATCAACAGCGGCGCCCTGGGACGCCATGGGCTGCTCTGGGCGATTCGAAACCTGCTGGGTCCCCTGGACCAGACAACCTGCCTGGCACTGATGCACCAGGTGAAACTGGAGGCCGAGTTGCTTGAACAGCCCGTGCGTGAACTCTCCGGAGGGCAGCGCCAACGGGTGGCTCTGGGCCGTTTGCTGCATCAGCAGCCTGAACTCGTGCTGGCGGACGAACCCCTCTCCGCCCTTGATCCCAGCCTTGCCGAAGACGTTCTCAACACCCTTCTTCTCTTGCCGGGCTGTCTGATCAGCCTGCATCGACCGGATCTGATACACCGCTTTGATCGGGTTCTGGGGCTCCGTGGTGGTGCCCTGGTGATCGATGCGGCTCCAGAGACCATTCACCGGGATCAATTGGAATGGCTCTACGCATCGGCCTGA
- a CDS encoding pyridoxal phosphate-dependent aminotransferase, whose translation MPRPPELSDRAVALKPSLTLEISAKAKALRDSGKDICSLSAGEPDFATPPFIVEAAQRALGSGFTRYGPAAGDPDLRAALAHKLSVENGIPTQPEQVLVTNGGKQAIYNLFQVLLNPGDEVLLPAPYWLSYPEMAALAGASTRIIPTKAEEGFRLDLDLLEQQITPRSRLLVINSPGNPSGQVMTRAELEALASLVVRHPQLMVMSDEIYEYLLADGQQHCSFAAIADGIRERCFTVNGFAKGWAMTGWRLGYLAGDAAVIKAASALQSQSTSNVCSFAQRGALAAIEGPRDCVREMAISYNRRRTLLTERLQALEGITLTPPQGAFYAFPRLPDGVADSMEFCRQALEQEGLAMIPGLAFGNDRCIRLSCAVADETINDGLMRLKRLLRSF comes from the coding sequence ATGCCGCGCCCGCCAGAACTTTCCGACCGGGCTGTCGCCCTCAAACCGTCTCTGACGCTGGAGATCAGCGCCAAGGCCAAAGCACTGCGCGACAGCGGCAAGGACATCTGCAGCCTCAGTGCCGGCGAACCGGACTTTGCGACGCCACCATTCATCGTTGAAGCGGCTCAGCGTGCTCTGGGATCCGGCTTCACCCGCTATGGCCCCGCCGCGGGGGACCCCGATCTACGTGCTGCTCTGGCCCACAAACTGAGCGTCGAAAACGGAATTCCAACCCAGCCGGAGCAGGTGCTGGTCACCAACGGTGGCAAGCAAGCCATCTACAACCTGTTCCAGGTGCTGCTCAATCCCGGCGACGAAGTGCTGCTGCCGGCGCCTTACTGGCTGAGCTATCCCGAGATGGCCGCCCTGGCCGGGGCGAGCACCAGGATCATTCCCACCAAAGCGGAGGAAGGCTTCCGCCTTGACCTCGACCTGCTGGAGCAGCAGATCACCCCCCGCAGCCGACTGTTGGTGATCAATTCCCCGGGAAACCCCAGCGGCCAGGTGATGACACGGGCCGAACTGGAGGCCCTGGCCTCGCTGGTGGTCCGTCACCCCCAGCTGATGGTGATGAGCGATGAGATCTATGAATATCTTCTGGCCGATGGTCAGCAGCACTGCAGCTTTGCGGCCATTGCCGATGGGATCCGTGAGCGCTGCTTCACCGTGAACGGCTTTGCCAAAGGCTGGGCGATGACCGGCTGGCGCCTCGGTTATCTGGCTGGAGATGCTGCCGTGATCAAGGCTGCTTCAGCCCTGCAGAGCCAGAGCACCAGCAATGTGTGCAGCTTTGCTCAACGGGGTGCCCTGGCGGCGATCGAAGGGCCCCGTGATTGCGTGCGCGAGATGGCAATCAGCTACAACCGCCGCCGAACTCTGCTCACTGAACGGCTGCAGGCTCTGGAGGGCATCACCCTGACGCCCCCTCAAGGGGCCTTCTACGCCTTCCCCCGCCTGCCGGACGGCGTTGCCGATTCGATGGAGTTCTGCCGGCAAGCCCTGGAACAGGAAGGTCTGGCCATGATTCCGGGCTTGGCCTTCGGCAATGACCGCTGCATTCGACTCTCCTGTGCCGTAGCGGATGAGACGATCAACGATGGACTGATGCGACTGAAGCGGCTGCTTCGTTCCTTCTGA
- a CDS encoding uracil-DNA glycosylase, with amino-acid sequence MTLSTLEACSACTACDLASSRQTVVISRGNPKADLMLIGEAPGAQEDAQGVPFVGRSGRALDQLLRDVDLDPEHDLYICNAIKCRPPNNRRPKKTELAACRAWLDLQLEAVGPKVIVLTGATAVEAILGIKGGMTQLRGEWQSWNGRQVMPIFHPSYLLRNPSKAAGAPLDLTRQDLSAVRRRLCER; translated from the coding sequence ATGACCCTCTCCACCCTGGAGGCCTGCAGTGCCTGCACAGCCTGTGACCTCGCCAGTTCGCGCCAGACCGTCGTAATCAGCCGCGGCAATCCCAAAGCGGATCTGATGCTGATCGGTGAAGCACCAGGTGCTCAGGAAGATGCTCAGGGCGTCCCGTTCGTCGGCCGTTCAGGACGTGCTCTCGATCAACTGCTGCGGGATGTGGATCTGGATCCCGAGCATGACCTTTACATCTGCAATGCGATCAAATGCAGGCCTCCAAACAACCGACGACCGAAAAAAACTGAGTTGGCCGCCTGTCGGGCCTGGCTTGACCTGCAACTGGAGGCCGTTGGCCCCAAGGTGATCGTGCTGACGGGAGCCACCGCTGTGGAGGCCATCCTTGGCATCAAGGGGGGCATGACCCAGCTTCGTGGTGAGTGGCAGAGCTGGAATGGACGGCAGGTGATGCCGATTTTTCACCCCTCCTATCTGCTGCGCAATCCCTCCAAAGCAGCCGGCGCGCCCCTGGATCTGACACGGCAGGACCTCTCCGCAGTGCGGCGCAGGCTGTGCGAACGTTGA
- a CDS encoding S41 family peptidase codes for MVRSQRLRSLVRSTPLLLMLGVGGVVTAMGISSPGLSLPSASGGSIHDSPKEVIDQVWQIVYRDYLDSTGSYDEATWRQLRSNLLSKSYGGSAESYEAIRGMLASLDDPYTRFLDPKEFKEMQIDTSGELMGVGIQLSLDKDTKELIVVSPIEGTPASRAGVQPKDVIVSIDGASTKGMTTEDAVKLIRGPEGTDVVLGLRRQGQVLNVPLKRARIEIHAVKAMLNTAPNGRKVGYIRLKQFNANATREMRAAIKDLESQAAEGYVLDLRSNPGGLLEASVDIARQWLNEGTIVSTRTREGIRDVRRATGSAITDKPLVVLIDQGSASASEILSGALQDNSRAQLVGQKTFGKGLVQAVRGLADGSGLTVTIAKYLTPKGTDIHKNGIQPDIEAAMSKKEIKNFSVEDLGTQKDSQYKTAEGTLLNQLKRSQAGMTYQPGRANLSYALQ; via the coding sequence ATGGTTCGGAGTCAGCGCCTGCGTTCTTTGGTTCGTTCGACTCCGTTGCTGTTGATGCTCGGCGTCGGCGGTGTGGTCACCGCCATGGGCATCAGCTCACCAGGCCTCTCCCTTCCATCGGCATCCGGGGGATCGATACACGACAGCCCTAAGGAGGTGATTGATCAGGTCTGGCAGATCGTTTATCGCGATTACCTCGATTCGACGGGCTCCTACGACGAAGCGACCTGGCGCCAATTGCGGAGCAATCTGCTGAGCAAGTCTTATGGAGGCAGCGCCGAGTCCTACGAGGCGATCCGGGGCATGCTGGCCAGCCTCGATGACCCTTACACGCGTTTCCTTGATCCGAAGGAGTTCAAGGAGATGCAGATCGACACCTCCGGTGAGTTGATGGGCGTGGGGATTCAGCTCAGTCTCGACAAAGACACGAAGGAGCTGATTGTTGTCTCCCCGATTGAGGGCACCCCTGCTTCCCGTGCGGGCGTTCAGCCCAAGGATGTGATCGTTTCCATCGATGGTGCCTCCACCAAAGGCATGACCACCGAGGACGCCGTCAAGTTGATTCGTGGCCCGGAGGGCACCGATGTGGTGCTGGGACTCAGGCGCCAGGGTCAGGTGCTGAATGTGCCGCTGAAACGGGCCCGGATTGAGATCCATGCAGTGAAGGCCATGCTCAACACGGCGCCCAACGGCCGCAAGGTGGGCTACATCCGTCTCAAGCAATTCAATGCCAACGCCACGCGTGAAATGCGTGCTGCCATCAAGGATCTGGAATCTCAGGCTGCTGAGGGCTATGTGCTGGATCTGCGCAGCAATCCAGGCGGCCTGCTCGAGGCCAGTGTGGACATCGCCCGCCAATGGCTTAATGAAGGCACCATCGTCAGCACCCGAACCCGCGAGGGCATTCGCGATGTAAGGCGCGCCACGGGCAGTGCAATCACCGACAAACCCCTGGTGGTGTTGATTGACCAGGGATCCGCCAGTGCCAGCGAAATTCTTTCAGGGGCACTCCAAGACAACTCCCGTGCCCAACTCGTTGGACAGAAGACCTTCGGCAAGGGACTTGTCCAGGCCGTTCGCGGATTGGCTGATGGATCCGGTCTGACGGTCACGATCGCCAAGTATCTGACCCCGAAGGGAACTGATATTCACAAGAACGGAATCCAACCGGACATCGAAGCAGCGATGTCGAAAAAAGAGATCAAGAATTTCTCGGTTGAAGACCTGGGAACCCAGAAAGACAGTCAATACAAGACCGCTGAGGGGACCCTATTGAACCAATTGAAGAGAAGTCAGGCAGGGATGACCTATCAACCTGGCCGAGCCAACCTCAGCTACGCGCTGCAGTAA
- a CDS encoding phosphonate ABC transporter codes for MALRIGLKPALPLIPLLPGLSLVGVLVVLLRDGHGGGLSLLQRFVAGAVQPCIDPIVLGSLLNGLQITLVIAVMSWGISSVLGVGLGLLSSSTFWEILADVRWPALILRRWLAPLRAVHELIWGLLLLQVFGLNGWVAICAIAIPYTVLMARVIADQVDCHVSPAIPVLKGAGATPWAVMLTGLVPPLAEPISDHIGHRLDCALRSALILGVFGLGGLGTDLSLSLRSLQFQELWSGLWLLAIAMVVLDRLLRTLRSWSRMLILLVAMGSPWVALGWGTQLDLQLTWPVAEWSMVMGNLIDGSQGFNAAIEISWPGVIGATVLITLIAGCVATGLPPLLLLVWPSQASLRLQGVVWGALRLIPAPLTALLLLMLAKPSLALAGLALGLHHGGVMGRVLIDDIRSTGLRSAQTMKACGASPRVSWLYGPLADVSRAYLTYASYRLDVILRDTAIIGMVGGAGLGWQLMEALSSFHWWLVLWIVLISAVLTLLGESLGEQLQGSWNSRAMAL; via the coding sequence ATGGCTCTACGCATCGGCCTGAAGCCAGCCCTGCCGCTGATCCCATTGCTGCCGGGCCTCAGCCTGGTTGGCGTTCTCGTGGTGCTGTTGCGCGATGGGCACGGCGGGGGACTGTCTCTGCTGCAACGGTTCGTTGCTGGGGCCGTGCAGCCCTGCATCGATCCCATCGTTCTGGGCAGCTTGCTCAACGGACTTCAGATCACCCTGGTGATTGCCGTGATGTCCTGGGGCATCAGCAGTGTTCTCGGCGTGGGTCTCGGCCTGCTGAGCTCAAGCACCTTCTGGGAAATCCTGGCGGACGTGCGTTGGCCTGCCTTGATCTTGCGCCGTTGGCTGGCACCCCTACGCGCAGTACATGAACTGATCTGGGGGTTGTTGCTGCTTCAGGTGTTCGGACTGAATGGCTGGGTTGCGATCTGTGCCATTGCGATCCCATACACGGTTCTGATGGCAAGGGTGATCGCCGATCAGGTGGACTGCCACGTTTCGCCGGCCATCCCCGTCCTCAAGGGAGCCGGCGCCACGCCATGGGCCGTGATGCTCACCGGGCTTGTCCCTCCGCTGGCAGAGCCGATCAGCGACCACATCGGCCACCGCCTTGATTGCGCGCTTCGTTCAGCCTTGATTCTGGGCGTTTTCGGTCTTGGTGGGCTGGGGACAGACCTCAGCCTCAGCCTGCGCTCACTTCAATTTCAGGAACTGTGGAGTGGCCTGTGGTTGCTGGCCATCGCCATGGTGGTGCTCGACCGATTGCTTCGAACGCTGCGCAGCTGGTCGCGCATGCTGATTCTCCTGGTGGCCATGGGCAGCCCCTGGGTCGCCCTCGGCTGGGGAACACAGCTGGATCTGCAGCTGACCTGGCCAGTGGCGGAGTGGTCGATGGTTATGGGCAACCTCATCGACGGATCCCAGGGATTCAATGCTGCCATTGAGATCTCCTGGCCCGGGGTGATTGGCGCCACGGTGTTGATCACCCTGATCGCCGGTTGTGTTGCTACCGGCCTTCCACCACTGCTGCTGCTGGTTTGGCCCAGCCAGGCCAGCCTGCGTCTGCAGGGAGTGGTGTGGGGAGCGTTGCGACTGATCCCGGCTCCTCTCACCGCACTGCTGCTTCTGATGCTGGCCAAACCAAGCCTGGCCCTGGCGGGGCTGGCCCTAGGGCTGCACCACGGGGGTGTGATGGGTCGGGTGTTGATCGACGACATCCGCAGCACGGGATTACGTTCCGCCCAGACCATGAAGGCCTGCGGCGCCTCCCCTCGGGTGAGCTGGCTTTACGGCCCGCTGGCGGATGTGAGTCGCGCCTACCTCACCTATGCGAGCTACCGATTGGATGTGATCCTGCGCGACACCGCGATCATCGGAATGGTTGGGGGAGCCGGTCTTGGCTGGCAGCTGATGGAAGCCCTCAGCTCGTTTCATTGGTGGTTGGTGCTCTGGATCGTGCTGATTTCCGCGGTGCTCACACTGTTGGGTGAGAGCCTGGGGGAACAACTTCAGGGGAGCTGGAACAGCCGGGCGATGGCTTTATGA
- the ispG gene encoding (E)-4-hydroxy-3-methylbut-2-enyl-diphosphate synthase, with product MTALDRRYDTQIHRRVTRTVMVGVVPVGSEHPIVVQSMINEDTLDIEAAVAGIIRLAEAGSEIVRVTTPSMAHAKAMGQIRQELRQRGCSVPLVADVHHNGIKIALEVAKHVDKVRINPGLFVFDKPDPDRQEFSKEEFAAIGQRIRETFEPLVTLLRDQNKALRIGVNHGSLAERMLFTYGDTPEGMVESAMEFVRICHELDFHNIVISMKASRAPVMLAAYRLMADTMDKEGFNYPLHLGVTEAGDGDYGRIKSTAGIATLLADGLGDTLRVSLTEAPEKEIPVCYSILQSLGLRKTMVEYVACPSCGRTLFNLEEVLHKVRDATSHLTGLDIAVMGCIVNGPGEMADADYGYVGKTPGVISLYRGRDEIRKVPEAEGVEALIQLIKEDGRWVEPA from the coding sequence ATGACTGCCCTGGATCGGCGCTACGACACCCAGATCCACCGCCGTGTGACCCGCACTGTGATGGTGGGTGTTGTGCCAGTAGGCAGCGAGCACCCGATCGTGGTGCAGTCGATGATCAACGAGGACACCCTCGATATCGAGGCTGCTGTAGCCGGCATCATCCGCCTTGCCGAAGCCGGCAGTGAGATCGTGCGGGTGACGACGCCCTCGATGGCCCACGCCAAGGCGATGGGACAGATTCGTCAGGAGCTTCGTCAGCGCGGCTGCAGCGTTCCCCTGGTGGCGGATGTCCACCACAACGGCATCAAAATCGCCCTGGAGGTCGCCAAGCATGTCGACAAAGTTCGGATCAATCCCGGGCTATTTGTTTTCGACAAGCCCGATCCCGATCGGCAGGAGTTCAGCAAAGAAGAATTTGCCGCCATCGGCCAGCGCATCCGTGAGACGTTCGAGCCTTTGGTGACCCTGCTGCGGGATCAGAACAAGGCGCTGCGAATTGGTGTGAACCACGGCTCCCTGGCGGAGCGGATGCTGTTCACCTACGGCGACACCCCGGAGGGGATGGTCGAGTCAGCGATGGAATTTGTGCGGATCTGCCACGAGCTTGATTTCCACAACATCGTGATTTCGATGAAGGCCTCGCGTGCACCGGTGATGCTTGCGGCCTACCGCCTGATGGCGGACACCATGGACAAGGAAGGCTTCAATTACCCCCTGCACTTGGGCGTGACCGAAGCCGGTGACGGTGATTACGGCCGCATCAAGAGCACCGCAGGCATTGCCACCCTGTTGGCCGATGGATTGGGAGACACTCTCCGGGTCTCCCTGACGGAGGCTCCTGAAAAGGAAATCCCCGTCTGCTACTCGATTCTTCAATCCCTGGGTCTGCGCAAGACCATGGTCGAGTACGTCGCCTGCCCCAGCTGCGGTCGCACCCTGTTCAATCTCGAAGAGGTGCTGCATAAGGTGCGCGATGCCACATCCCACCTCACGGGTCTGGACATCGCCGTGATGGGATGCATCGTCAATGGCCCTGGCGAGATGGCCGACGCTGATTACGGCTACGTCGGCAAAACCCCTGGCGTGATTTCGCTGTATCGCGGTCGTGATGAAATCCGCAAGGTGCCTGAAGCTGAGGGCGTTGAAGCCCTGATCCAGTTGATCAAAGAGGACGGTCGCTGGGTGGAGCCCGCCTGA
- a CDS encoding GDSL-type esterase/lipase family protein, giving the protein MSGANEVPRQLIVLGDSGVHGWGDREAGGWCQRLRLRWMNLPNAPVVYPLGVRGDGLERVAARWRSEWSCRGELRRQTPGGLLLSVGLNDTARVGRIDGRPQLDVEAFSFGLGQLLKELTQEVQVFVLGLTAVDEHVMPFAGCLWYGNRQIAATEAVMAEQCREADVPFLPMHQEMQEEPDWLTWMEPDGIHLNADGHRWLDQRLDQWAPLREWAGLAPLNTSTPISM; this is encoded by the coding sequence ATGAGCGGTGCGAACGAGGTCCCCCGTCAGCTGATCGTGCTCGGGGACAGTGGCGTGCATGGCTGGGGTGACCGTGAAGCAGGTGGTTGGTGCCAACGGCTGCGCCTGCGCTGGATGAACCTGCCGAACGCACCGGTGGTGTACCCGCTTGGTGTGCGCGGCGATGGCCTGGAACGCGTGGCCGCCCGCTGGCGCAGCGAGTGGAGCTGCCGCGGCGAACTGCGTCGCCAAACACCTGGCGGGCTGCTGCTCAGTGTCGGGCTGAATGACACCGCCCGCGTTGGTCGAATCGACGGCAGACCCCAACTGGATGTAGAGGCCTTTTCGTTCGGCCTGGGACAACTTCTCAAGGAGTTGACCCAGGAAGTGCAGGTGTTTGTGCTGGGCCTCACAGCGGTGGATGAGCACGTGATGCCCTTTGCCGGTTGCCTCTGGTACGGCAACAGGCAGATCGCGGCAACGGAGGCCGTGATGGCCGAACAGTGCCGTGAGGCTGATGTGCCCTTCCTGCCCATGCATCAGGAGATGCAGGAGGAGCCCGACTGGTTGACCTGGATGGAACCCGACGGAATCCATCTCAATGCAGACGGCCACCGCTGGCTGGACCAGCGCTTGGATCAGTGGGCGCCTCTGCGGGAGTGGGCCGGACTTGCTCCACTTAACACATCAACTCCTATCAGCATGTAA
- a CDS encoding VOC family protein gives MNAIQISWVLAAEDSARLATFYSELFQATLKPGVAEHHCIVQFSDGTQLEIYQPSRRRPFPDRGKALAPCLRLSPSQEPLPQLQWLLSNALQRGGSLLEEARLEPFGAEAWIHDPEGNALLLLVPLASTASVS, from the coding sequence ATGAATGCGATACAGATCAGCTGGGTCTTGGCTGCGGAAGACAGCGCCCGGTTGGCGACCTTCTACAGCGAGCTGTTTCAAGCCACGTTGAAGCCTGGAGTGGCGGAGCACCACTGCATCGTTCAATTCAGCGATGGAACCCAGCTGGAGATCTATCAGCCCTCACGCCGGCGCCCTTTCCCTGACCGGGGCAAAGCGCTGGCTCCCTGTTTGAGGCTCTCCCCTTCTCAGGAGCCCCTTCCTCAACTTCAGTGGTTGCTCAGCAACGCTCTGCAGCGTGGTGGATCGCTTCTCGAGGAGGCGCGGCTTGAGCCCTTTGGTGCTGAGGCCTGGATCCACGATCCGGAAGGCAATGCTCTGTTGCTTTTGGTTCCGCTGGCCTCTACCGCATCGGTGTCATGA
- a CDS encoding PCP reductase family protein: MDWQPEALAALKKDVPFFVRPAVRKRVEAMADSDGRSDIDLDFYKTAKQAMAPS, from the coding sequence ATGGACTGGCAACCAGAGGCCCTGGCAGCACTCAAGAAAGATGTTCCGTTCTTCGTTCGGCCTGCTGTGCGTAAACGGGTTGAGGCGATGGCGGATTCAGATGGACGGTCCGACATTGACCTGGATTTCTACAAAACCGCCAAGCAGGCCATGGCCCCGAGCTAA
- a CDS encoding sigma-70 family RNA polymerase sigma factor: MNRWISCTDPLISQRHLRHESRRGLPPCIARRNQQALKHLGLAHCAARRQQQRGPEEFDDLLQESRVGLIRGVDRLDPQRRVKPSSYLLSRATGQILHYRRDRSRMVRIPWRLRDLYAAGMKIQREREQNQQPSLSDQELADTLLVRPERWAEAVRSHGVSQVVDLSASPLEPTQACEVDEHLDWLKSVLHQVDGLAGTVLKGHLIEGQSLKDLAQVLNCSRSSLRLHLDEGLRLLRQWAQRDGLIPIQSS; this comes from the coding sequence TTGAACCGTTGGATCAGTTGCACTGATCCCTTGATTTCTCAACGCCACCTGCGGCACGAGTCTCGTCGCGGACTGCCGCCCTGCATTGCACGACGCAATCAGCAGGCTCTCAAACACCTAGGTCTGGCCCACTGCGCGGCCCGTCGCCAACAGCAACGCGGGCCTGAGGAGTTCGACGATCTGCTGCAGGAGTCCCGGGTTGGATTGATCCGAGGCGTGGATCGGTTGGATCCGCAGCGACGGGTGAAACCCAGCAGCTATCTGCTGTCGCGGGCTACCGGTCAAATCCTTCACTACCGACGCGATCGATCACGCATGGTTCGAATTCCCTGGAGGCTGCGTGATCTCTACGCAGCCGGGATGAAGATTCAGCGCGAACGCGAACAAAACCAGCAACCGAGCCTCAGCGATCAGGAGCTTGCTGACACTCTCTTGGTTCGTCCGGAGCGGTGGGCCGAGGCCGTGAGGAGCCATGGGGTCAGCCAGGTCGTCGACCTGAGTGCCAGCCCTCTGGAACCAACACAAGCTTGTGAGGTTGACGAACACCTGGACTGGCTGAAGAGCGTGCTGCATCAGGTGGATGGCCTGGCCGGCACGGTGCTGAAAGGCCACTTGATCGAAGGCCAGAGCCTCAAGGATCTGGCTCAAGTCCTGAATTGCAGCCGCTCAAGCCTGCGTCTTCATCTCGATGAGGGCCTTCGACTGCTGCGGCAATGGGCCCAACGCGATGGTCTGATCCCAATCCAGAGCAGCTGA
- a CDS encoding putative selenate ABC transporter substrate-binding protein: MSVRERRAVVATGLIAGLALTASVSSCGAPQNDTKQAVLQIGAIPDQNPEKLNRLYGTLSSELSEKLDVPVRYAPVSNYTAAVSAFRTGSLDLVWFGGLTGVQARLQTPGARVLAQRDIDAEFTSVFIANGASGLRPFTSADQLVELKGRRLAFGSESSTSGRLMPQFFMGKNGVKPEDLAGGGPGFSGSHDATIAVVQSGAYEVGALNEQVWRSNLADGRVDPGKVSVIWRTPPYVDYHWVVRPGLDERFGDGFTDKLQTALLDLSADTENGATILELFGAERFIPVKDEDYVMIETVGRQLGKIR, from the coding sequence ATGTCTGTACGAGAACGCAGGGCCGTGGTGGCCACCGGTTTGATTGCCGGCCTCGCACTCACGGCCAGTGTTTCTAGTTGCGGCGCACCCCAAAACGACACCAAACAGGCTGTTCTGCAGATCGGTGCTATCCCCGACCAGAACCCCGAGAAACTCAATCGCCTCTACGGCACGCTCTCTTCGGAACTCAGCGAAAAGCTGGATGTTCCTGTGCGGTATGCGCCAGTGAGCAATTACACGGCGGCGGTCAGTGCCTTTCGCACCGGCAGCCTTGATCTGGTCTGGTTCGGGGGACTCACCGGTGTGCAGGCCAGGCTGCAGACGCCTGGAGCCCGGGTTCTGGCGCAACGGGACATCGATGCAGAATTTACCAGTGTGTTCATCGCCAATGGCGCCAGTGGTTTGCGCCCCTTCACCAGTGCCGACCAACTGGTTGAACTGAAGGGACGCCGACTGGCCTTCGGTTCGGAGAGTTCCACCTCCGGCCGCCTGATGCCCCAGTTCTTCATGGGGAAAAACGGCGTGAAACCTGAGGATCTGGCGGGGGGCGGACCTGGCTTCAGCGGAAGCCACGACGCCACCATTGCTGTGGTGCAGAGCGGTGCCTACGAGGTGGGCGCCTTGAACGAGCAGGTCTGGCGCAGCAATTTGGCGGACGGCCGCGTGGATCCAGGCAAGGTGTCGGTGATCTGGAGGACACCGCCCTACGTTGATTACCACTGGGTTGTAAGGCCTGGGCTGGATGAGCGCTTTGGCGATGGTTTCACCGACAAGCTCCAGACCGCCTTGCTGGACCTGTCGGCAGACACAGAGAACGGCGCCACGATTCTTGAGCTGTTCGGTGCCGAACGCTTCATCCCCGTCAAGGACGAGGACTACGTGATGATTGAAACGGTGGGTCGCCAACTCGGAAAGATCCGTTGA